From Borreliella garinii, one genomic window encodes:
- a CDS encoding complement regulator-acquiring protein, with translation MKNSKLNIIKLNVITAILTSICISCAPFGNVNPNKLKNPTTSKTPKKVKRSNNSRNLKNLNSHANSENSSENNKNLENESQNSKSSNQHSQEETTILKSSNQHSQEETTISKLENIGKGLEAQKKEEDIQIAKSYGVQYDFLETFKLQRDDYFMFNAKMKLKRIIYPSLNYDTKKI, from the coding sequence TTGAAAAATTCTAAATTGAATATTATTAAGCTTAACGTTATTACAGCAATATTAACTTCAATTTGCATATCATGTGCACCTTTTGGCAATGTTAATCCAAACAAACTAAAAAATCCCACTACTTCTAAAACCCCAAAAAAAGTAAAGCGAAGCAACAATTCTAGAAATCTAAAAAACCTAAACAGCCATGCCAATTCAGAAAATTCATCAGAAAATAACAAAAATCTTGAAAATGAATCTCAAAATTCAAAATCTTCAAATCAACATTCTCAAGAAGAAACCACAATCTTAAAATCTTCAAATCAACATTCTCAAGAAGAAACCACAATCTCAAAATTAGAAAACATTGGTAAAGGCCTAGAAGCTCAAAAAAAGGAAGAAGATATACAAATAGCTAAATCTTATGGTGTTCAATATGATTTCCTAGAGACTTTTAAACTTCAAAGAGATGATTATTTTATGTTTAATGCAAAAATGAAATTAAAAAGAATAATTTATCCATCCCTAAATTACGATACAAAAAAAATATT
- a CDS encoding chromosome replication/partitioning protein, whose protein sequence is MEIELNKRVLPGVADPDGEKKIITKEEIFAHYNDLKNRLKTNIKKKIFYKVESIRILKEIKDNEYYKLDGYKSFDAFIRDYKLARTQVYIYLKLAKALQAGILNEDYIIENGIYDSLDLIEGQKTSIIKKTKQNPIKPLRFQLKSKESYDFYKKNAKFTGFLLDKLFNNETETIKRIMKEYKQLKG, encoded by the coding sequence ATGGAAATAGAATTAAATAAGAGGGTTTTACCAGGGGTGGCCGATCCTGACGGTGAAAAAAAAATAATTACCAAAGAGGAGATATTTGCTCATTACAATGATTTAAAAAATAGGTTAAAGACCAATATAAAAAAGAAAATTTTTTATAAAGTAGAAAGTATTAGAATCTTAAAAGAAATTAAGGATAATGAATACTATAAATTAGATGGATATAAAAGTTTTGATGCTTTTATAAGAGATTATAAATTGGCAAGAACCCAGGTTTACATATATTTAAAATTAGCAAAAGCATTACAAGCAGGAATTCTTAATGAAGATTATATAATTGAGAATGGTATTTACGATTCTCTTGATTTAATAGAGGGTCAAAAAACTTCAATAATAAAAAAAACAAAACAAAATCCAATAAAGCCGTTAAGATTTCAACTTAAAAGTAAAGAAAGTTACGATTTTTACAAAAAAAATGCTAAGTTCACGGGATTTTTATTAGACAAATTATTTAATAATGAAACAGAAACAATTAAAAGAATTATGAAAGAATATAAACAATTAAAAGGATAA
- a CDS encoding ParA family protein, with protein MDTKKPKIITIASIKGGVGKSTSAIILSTLLAKDNKVLLIDMDTQASTTSYFYKKISNQNIDIHNINVYRVLKEKLDINDAIVNIKGNLDLIPSYLTLNKFLSESIPLKELRLQNNLEFLKQKYHYVIIDTNPSLDFTLSNALITSDCIIVPMTAEKWAVESLELLEFHMNNLKIKIPMFLIITRFKKNNTHKQLLKHVGSKTGFLGFIHEREDLNKKIARNDEFDMTKDYIYEYKEVLSRFFIMYDKHVK; from the coding sequence ATGGATACTAAAAAACCTAAAATAATAACAATTGCATCAATTAAAGGTGGCGTTGGTAAAAGCACAAGTGCTATTATACTTTCAACATTACTTGCAAAAGATAATAAAGTGCTTTTGATAGATATGGATACACAAGCGTCCACCACAAGTTATTTTTATAAAAAAATTTCAAATCAAAACATTGATATTCATAATATCAATGTTTATAGAGTGTTAAAAGAAAAATTGGATATAAATGATGCAATTGTAAATATTAAAGGAAATTTGGACTTAATCCCCAGTTATTTAACTTTAAATAAATTTTTAAGTGAATCTATCCCGTTAAAAGAGTTAAGGTTGCAAAACAATTTAGAATTTTTAAAGCAGAAGTATCATTATGTAATAATAGATACTAATCCTAGTTTAGATTTCACCTTGTCAAATGCTTTAATAACTAGTGATTGTATAATAGTTCCAATGACTGCGGAAAAATGGGCAGTTGAGAGTTTAGAATTATTAGAATTCCATATGAACAATTTAAAAATAAAAATTCCAATGTTTTTGATTATAACACGATTTAAGAAAAACAATACTCATAAGCAATTGTTAAAGCATGTTGGTTCTAAAACAGGATTTTTGGGGTTTATCCATGAACGAGAAGATTTAAATAAAAAAATTGCTAGAAATGATGAATTTGATATGACCAAAGATTATATTTATGAATATAAAGAAGTATTGTCAAGATTTTTCATTATGTATGATAAACATGTTAAATAA
- a CDS encoding DUF226 domain-containing protein, which translates to MESAPEPIKKGKCKVECQNKERFILIEKENGKAMYHTKIMMDIYKFGVYEKKNEFRLSLRALFNGERIVEETHLYPIKEGDKFIGIFYGFRKPIKKAIIKYQANGNRKSYGFARAYYMEFRFKAGSVFCYFKGLYRLLDKERMNNHYNKVLFSMFTDLEQKVYEFYGKKYPEQGLLTKWILKNLK; encoded by the coding sequence ATGGAAAGCGCACCAGAACCCATAAAAAAAGGAAAATGTAAAGTCGAATGCCAAAATAAAGAACGATTTATTTTGATTGAAAAAGAAAATGGTAAAGCAATGTACCATACAAAAATAATGATGGATATTTACAAATTTGGAGTTTATGAGAAAAAAAATGAATTTAGATTATCATTAAGAGCTTTGTTTAATGGAGAAAGAATTGTTGAAGAAACGCATTTATACCCCATTAAAGAAGGGGATAAGTTTATTGGAATTTTTTACGGTTTCAGAAAACCAATAAAAAAGGCTATTATAAAGTATCAAGCAAACGGAAATAGAAAATCTTATGGATTTGCACGGGCATATTATATGGAATTTAGATTTAAGGCGGGCAGTGTTTTTTGCTATTTTAAAGGGTTGTATCGCTTGCTAGATAAAGAAAGAATGAATAATCACTACAACAAGGTGTTGTTTAGTATGTTTACAGATTTAGAACAAAAAGTATATGAATTTTATGGAAAAAAATACCCAGAACAAGGACTGCTAACAAAATGGATACTAAAAAACCTAAAATAA